The Lycium ferocissimum isolate CSIRO_LF1 chromosome 1, AGI_CSIRO_Lferr_CH_V1, whole genome shotgun sequence genome includes a region encoding these proteins:
- the LOC132060442 gene encoding uncharacterized protein LOC132060442 has protein sequence MDFVPQIPNIKMVSGVPSKLRIWWEDLDLGSRLAVTRSLRFLISLFQIAPDKHVIRTLLQFWDPNRVVFKFKDFELTPTLEEISYFTNLKYQGKGQIIPHSQSGKKFLCYFGLKNTKKLRCFENNWVSLDYLYERYGRQDGYKLFKKEFSCTPAHWQVRRPIVFVVALLGTLVFPREYGRSICICSVARALFEGVDGAQLTLVPMILAEILRALGKCKRGETNFFEGCNFLLQMWAITSRDSFLKSYKEEETFIKRE, from the coding sequence ATGGATTTTGTCCCCCAGATCCCCAATATTAAGATGGTCAGTGGCGTTCCAAGCAAGCTGAGGATATGGTGGGAAGATTTGGATCTTGGTAGTAGACTGGCTGTTACGAGGAGTTTGAGGTTCCTCATTTCACTGTTCCAGATCGCTCCCGACAAACATGTGATTAGAACATTACTTCAATTTTGGGATCCAAATCGAGTTGTATTCAAATTTAAGGACTTTGAACTCACACCCACATTGGAAGAAATCAGTTATTTTACTAATTTGAAATACCAAGGGAAAGGCCAGATTATTCCGCACAGTCAATCAGGGAAGAAATTTCTTTGCTACTTCGGGTTGAAGAACACTAAAAAACTCCGATGCTTCGAGAATAACTGGGTCTCTTTGGATTATTTGTATGAGAGGTATGGTCGTCAGGATGGTTACAAGCTGTTCAAGAAGGAATTCTCATGCACTCCCGCCCATTGGCAAGTTAGACGTCCCATTGTATTTGTTGTTGCCTTACTTGGGACTTTGGTATTCCCACGTGAATACGGAAGATCGATTTGCATATGTTCCGTGGCTCGAGCACTTTTTGAAGGAGTTGACGGAGCGCAACTCACCTTGGTTCCCATGATTTTGGCAGAAATACTTCGAGCTCTAGGAAAGTGTAAAAGAGGTGAAACAAATTTCTTTGAGGGTTGCAATTTTCTCCTACAGATGTGGGCAATAACCAGCAGGGATTCTTTCCTCAAATCGTATAAGGAAGAGGAAACTTTTATTAAGAGAGAATAA